The following proteins are encoded in a genomic region of Phoenix dactylifera cultivar Barhee BC4 unplaced genomic scaffold, palm_55x_up_171113_PBpolish2nd_filt_p 000742F, whole genome shotgun sequence:
- the LOC103722599 gene encoding auxin-responsive protein SAUR50, whose amino-acid sequence MAIRKSNKLPQTAVLKQILKRCSSLGRSGGEQEGLPVDVPKGHFAVYVGENRSRFIVPISYLSHPEFQSLLRRAEEEFGFDHDMGLTIPCEEVVFRSLTSMLR is encoded by the coding sequence atggcGATTAGGAAGTCCAACAAGCTCCCCCAAACGGCTGTTTTGAAGCAAATACTGAAGAGGTGCTCGAGCTTGGGGAGGAGTGGAGGAGAGCAAGAAGGGTTGCCGGTGGACGTGCCGAAGGGCCACTTCGCGGTGTACGTTGGGGAGAATCGGAGCCGGTTCATTGTTCCCATCTCTTACCTCTCCCACCCCGAGTTCCAGAGCCTCCTCCGGCGAGCAGAGGAGGAGTTCGGCTTCGACCACGACATGGGCCTCACCATCCCCTGCGAGGAGGTCGTCTTCCGGTCCCTCACCTCCATGCTACGATGA